One window from the genome of Haloprofundus halobius encodes:
- a CDS encoding electron transfer flavoprotein subunit alpha/FixB family protein, with translation MADLDPSEYEVSELGPAIKEIEDVAALKAILGAEESGESRPAAITLIESRIEKYEGPEDEVDTDDVDLAEMSTADVGNALQGIDEVERLEALLDAEEGGEDRDSVKRLIQSRIDSVAGSDEGDTEAAQADEESMSPEERHPDLDHPTADKKHVRALENGVYRDVWVYCETQAGSLIDVSREMLGKARQLMDEYNDAYDENERVVGVLIGDDAATHADEVIACGADLVVYHEDERLERFLHKPYTEIFCQMARAGSDKYDDADEVDWKEYDKPRYVLFPATNNGRDLSAQVQAALDSGLASDCSGLYIEDTVISNPVKTGAPGEKKTFERVLHMKRPDFSGFEYSTILCLDNPNREFHPQGASVIPGSFEVPEPDADREGETVEHDATLDDDWFRVEVTDYDRLEAGVDLSGHESIVAVGRGIGADPTRGVELAVELAEAFEDADVGVSRGIVTGSYQFDGHVEKYTREERQIGETGQVVAPKLYIAAGISGAVQHKVGMDESETIVAINTDPEARIRDFSDYFIEGDLFEVLPQLTAALKEGQLDFEAAADGGGRPDATAQGGEADE, from the coding sequence GTGGCCGACCTCGATCCGAGCGAGTACGAGGTGTCCGAACTCGGGCCCGCGATCAAGGAGATCGAGGACGTCGCGGCGCTGAAGGCAATCCTCGGCGCCGAGGAGTCGGGAGAGAGCCGTCCGGCGGCGATAACGCTGATCGAGAGCCGAATCGAGAAGTACGAAGGCCCCGAGGACGAGGTGGACACCGACGACGTCGATCTCGCAGAGATGAGCACGGCGGACGTCGGCAACGCCCTCCAGGGTATCGACGAGGTCGAGAGACTCGAGGCGCTTCTGGACGCGGAGGAAGGCGGCGAGGATCGAGACAGCGTCAAGCGGCTGATCCAAAGCCGGATAGACTCGGTGGCCGGCAGCGACGAGGGGGATACCGAAGCGGCGCAAGCCGACGAGGAGTCGATGTCGCCGGAGGAGCGCCACCCCGATCTCGACCACCCGACGGCGGACAAAAAGCACGTCCGCGCGCTGGAGAACGGCGTCTACCGCGACGTGTGGGTGTACTGCGAAACGCAGGCGGGTTCCCTCATCGACGTCTCGCGAGAGATGCTCGGGAAGGCCCGTCAGCTGATGGACGAGTACAACGACGCGTACGACGAGAACGAGCGCGTCGTCGGCGTTCTCATCGGCGACGACGCGGCGACGCACGCCGACGAGGTGATCGCCTGCGGCGCGGATCTGGTAGTGTACCACGAGGACGAGCGACTCGAGCGCTTCCTACACAAACCGTACACCGAGATCTTCTGTCAGATGGCGAGAGCCGGCTCGGACAAGTACGACGATGCGGACGAGGTCGACTGGAAGGAGTACGACAAGCCGCGCTATGTACTGTTTCCGGCGACCAACAACGGTCGCGACCTCTCGGCGCAGGTACAGGCAGCGCTCGACTCCGGCCTCGCGAGCGACTGCTCCGGGCTGTACATCGAGGACACGGTGATCTCGAATCCGGTGAAGACGGGCGCGCCCGGCGAGAAGAAGACGTTCGAGCGTGTGCTGCACATGAAGCGACCGGACTTCAGCGGCTTCGAGTACTCGACTATTCTCTGTCTGGACAACCCGAACCGCGAGTTCCACCCGCAGGGGGCGTCGGTGATTCCGGGCAGCTTCGAGGTGCCGGAGCCGGACGCCGATCGCGAGGGCGAAACCGTCGAGCACGACGCCACCCTCGACGACGATTGGTTCCGCGTCGAGGTAACCGATTACGACCGGCTGGAGGCGGGCGTCGATCTCTCCGGCCACGAGAGTATCGTCGCCGTTGGTCGCGGTATCGGCGCCGATCCCACCCGTGGGGTGGAGCTAGCGGTCGAACTCGCCGAGGCGTTCGAGGACGCCGACGTCGGCGTCTCTCGCGGCATCGTCACCGGCTCGTATCAGTTCGACGGCCACGTGGAGAAGTACACTCGTGAGGAGCGGCAGATCGGCGAAACCGGACAGGTGGTCGCGCCGAAGCTGTACATCGCGGCGGGAATCTCCGGCGCGGTTCAGCACAAGGTCGGGATGGACGAGTCCGAGACGATCGTCGCGATCAACACCGATCCCGAGGCACGCATCCGGGACTTCTCGGATTACTTCATCGAGGGTGACCTCTTCGAGGTGCTGCCGCAGCTGACGGCGGCGCTGAAGGAGGGTCAGCTGGACTTCGAGGCCGCGGCGGACGGCGGCGGTCGGCCCGACGCGACGGCGCAGGGAGGTGAGGCCGATGAGTGA
- a CDS encoding FAD-dependent monooxygenase: protein MSDEYEHFEAIVVGAGPGGAAAAAALAEYGVETLVLERGVEAGSKNVSGGLIYAEESAPYTVDQLFEGFREEASERPITEYYLHNVAGNQVKTFDVTRLHEHDTAWSDAVLRRKMDSWLAERVHEKTSEVGGGLLTDVRVNGLLRDDGEIVGVTCDELDPITADVIIAADGVNSELARDARLMDWERPDEWFQGVKAVVDVPADAIADRFGVDDDEGAAHLFSGDLFEGVRGGGFLYTNEDSLSIGTVFHLDSLVAERAEPHELLDALLTHPFLAEWLGDEYHEREYAAKLVPDSKKAAIPSPHRGRLLLVGDAAGQMQAQGPIIKGMNHAVTAGALAAEAYAQSKARGSTERAGERYAEKLRGEGVMKKLRPARYRAVSALGERDAVTGVVDSVLQSAVGRAGLRAVGDRLGRLYGSPFLAMAVPDTRTPYVTLPTVIAEELGDRVDDGEGAVEPPSLEERIGALTYDTDVGNPHIALVDSSYEASGAAVTACPVSARGFGGGCYREETIRTNGDEERVVSLDTQPCVECGTCAIVADTEWQHPRGGKGVEFKQG from the coding sequence ATGAGTGACGAGTACGAACACTTCGAGGCGATCGTCGTCGGGGCAGGGCCCGGCGGGGCCGCGGCGGCGGCGGCGCTCGCGGAGTACGGCGTCGAGACGCTGGTGCTCGAGCGGGGCGTCGAAGCCGGCTCGAAGAACGTCTCCGGCGGGCTGATCTACGCGGAGGAGTCCGCGCCGTACACCGTCGACCAGCTCTTCGAAGGCTTCCGCGAGGAGGCCTCGGAGCGGCCGATCACGGAGTACTACCTCCACAACGTGGCCGGAAATCAGGTCAAGACGTTCGACGTCACCCGGCTCCACGAACACGACACGGCGTGGTCCGACGCGGTGCTGCGTCGGAAGATGGACTCGTGGCTCGCCGAACGGGTCCACGAGAAGACGAGCGAGGTGGGTGGCGGCCTCCTGACGGACGTGCGGGTCAACGGACTACTCAGAGACGACGGCGAGATCGTCGGCGTCACCTGCGACGAACTCGACCCCATCACCGCGGACGTGATCATCGCCGCCGACGGAGTCAACAGCGAACTCGCCCGCGACGCGAGGCTGATGGACTGGGAGCGCCCGGATGAGTGGTTCCAGGGCGTCAAGGCCGTGGTGGACGTGCCCGCAGATGCCATCGCCGATCGGTTCGGCGTCGACGACGACGAAGGAGCAGCGCATCTGTTCTCGGGCGACCTGTTCGAGGGGGTCCGCGGCGGCGGCTTCCTCTACACCAACGAGGACTCGCTGTCGATCGGGACCGTCTTCCACCTCGACAGCCTCGTTGCAGAGCGCGCCGAGCCCCACGAACTGCTCGACGCCCTGTTGACGCACCCGTTCCTCGCAGAGTGGCTCGGCGACGAGTACCACGAGCGCGAGTACGCGGCGAAACTCGTCCCGGACTCGAAGAAGGCAGCCATCCCGTCGCCGCACCGAGGACGACTCCTGCTCGTCGGCGACGCGGCCGGACAGATGCAGGCGCAGGGTCCGATCATCAAGGGGATGAACCACGCGGTGACAGCGGGTGCGCTCGCGGCGGAGGCGTACGCCCAGTCGAAGGCGCGCGGGTCGACAGAGCGGGCGGGCGAGCGATACGCCGAAAAACTGCGCGGCGAGGGCGTGATGAAGAAACTCCGCCCGGCCCGGTACCGGGCCGTTAGCGCGCTCGGCGAGCGTGACGCCGTGACGGGGGTAGTCGACTCGGTGCTGCAGTCGGCTGTCGGTCGGGCCGGGCTTCGCGCAGTCGGCGACCGACTCGGCCGGCTGTACGGCTCGCCGTTTCTCGCGATGGCGGTACCTGACACGCGGACGCCGTACGTCACGCTCCCGACAGTCATCGCAGAGGAGCTCGGAGACCGCGTCGACGACGGCGAGGGCGCGGTCGAGCCACCGAGTCTCGAGGAGCGCATCGGGGCGCTGACGTACGATACGGACGTCGGCAACCCGCACATCGCGCTCGTCGACAGTTCCTACGAGGCCAGCGGTGCGGCGGTGACGGCCTGTCCGGTCAGCGCCCGCGGCTTCGGCGGCGGCTGCTACCGCGAGGAGACGATCCGCACCAACGGCGACGAAGAGCGCGTCGTGAGCCTCGACACGCAGCCGTGCGTCGAGTGT
- the bcp gene encoding thioredoxin-dependent thiol peroxidase: MLSVGDDAPDFELPDQHGETVSLSQFAGDRVVLYFYPRADTPGCTTEACGFRDSIEAFEERGIHVLGVSDDPVSDLDSFAEEYDLPFKLLSDESGEVAAAYDSYGEKNMFGNTFDGVFRNTYVIGPEGAIQRAYEGVSPEGHAEAILDDIDA; encoded by the coding sequence ATGCTCTCAGTCGGCGACGACGCCCCCGACTTCGAACTGCCCGACCAGCACGGCGAGACTGTCTCGCTCTCGCAGTTTGCAGGCGACCGAGTGGTGCTCTACTTCTACCCGCGGGCGGACACGCCCGGCTGTACGACCGAAGCCTGCGGGTTCAGAGACAGCATCGAGGCGTTCGAGGAGCGCGGCATCCACGTTCTCGGCGTCAGCGACGACCCGGTGAGCGACCTCGACTCGTTCGCCGAGGAGTACGACCTTCCGTTCAAACTGCTCTCGGACGAATCCGGAGAGGTCGCCGCCGCGTACGACTCTTACGGCGAGAAGAACATGTTCGGGAACACCTTCGACGGCGTCTTCCGCAACACGTACGTCATCGGCCCAGAGGGGGCCATCCAACGCGCCTACGAGGGCGTCTCCCCCGAAGGCCACGCCGAGGCCATCCTCGACGACATCGACGCCTGA
- a CDS encoding DUF456 domain-containing protein, translating into MADVTTLIALLLLVLGVVGSVAPLLPGALTSLAGVYLYWWSTDFGEPGLLAVAGLTLVGLTAMILDYFAGPIAARYGGASTRTTLAAAVVGFLAFFVAGPPGILLGVAGTVFALEFYRNQDANASFKTALFATVGVLASAAVQVVLTSLMLVAFVLVVFL; encoded by the coding sequence ATGGCTGATGTCACGACGCTCATTGCGCTCTTACTCCTCGTTCTCGGCGTCGTCGGAAGCGTCGCGCCGCTGCTTCCCGGCGCGCTCACGTCGCTTGCGGGCGTCTACCTCTACTGGTGGTCGACGGACTTCGGCGAACCGGGTCTGTTGGCGGTCGCCGGTCTCACCCTCGTGGGCCTCACCGCGATGATTCTCGACTACTTCGCCGGACCCATCGCCGCTCGCTACGGCGGCGCGTCGACGCGTACGACGCTCGCCGCGGCCGTCGTCGGCTTTCTCGCGTTCTTCGTCGCCGGACCACCGGGCATCCTCCTCGGCGTCGCCGGGACTGTCTTCGCGCTCGAATTTTACAGAAACCAGGACGCGAACGCGAGCTTCAAAACGGCGCTGTTCGCGACGGTCGGCGTGTTAGCATCGGCAGCCGTGCAGGTCGTGTTGACGTCGTTGATGCTCGTCGCGTTTGTCCTCGTCGTGTTTCTCTGA
- a CDS encoding 4Fe-4S dicluster domain-containing protein: MPIDPNFEANREQVGEENGVAVWGPVDPPEQLGIHGTHVAVDFDICLADGACLEDCPVDVFTWVDSPDHPESEIKAEPTYEDQCIDCMLCVDVCPVDAIDVDPGRAGRI, from the coding sequence ATGCCCATTGACCCAAACTTCGAGGCGAACCGAGAGCAAGTCGGCGAAGAGAACGGCGTCGCTGTCTGGGGACCGGTCGACCCGCCCGAGCAACTCGGCATCCACGGCACGCACGTCGCCGTCGACTTCGACATCTGCCTCGCCGACGGGGCGTGTTTGGAAGACTGCCCGGTGGACGTGTTCACGTGGGTCGACTCGCCCGACCACCCCGAGAGTGAGATCAAGGCCGAACCGACGTACGAGGACCAGTGCATCGACTGTATGCTCTGCGTCGACGTCTGTCCGGTCGACGCCATCGACGTCGATCCCGGACGGGCGGGACGCATCTGA
- a CDS encoding glutamate--tRNA ligase has translation MDEDLRARVEAEAEKHALFNAVKYESDADVGAVMGPLMGENPEFRPHGGEIPGIVGGVVADVNAMDHAERRERLGELAPDLLDELDSEDEEDEQVLSDLPNVDAYDEVRMRAAPNPNGPWHIGHARMPAVIGTYKEMYDGSFVVRFDDTDPETKRPDLDAYDAILDDVEYLGFEPDEVLRASDRLELYYDHARELIEKGGAYTCSCSGEAFSELKNAGEACPHRDKDPETTLREFEALVDGEYNSGEMVLRVKTDIEHKNPALRDFVAFRVIDTPHPREEAKEYRLWPMLDFQSGVDDHLTGVTHIIRGIDLQDSAKRQRFVYDYFDWEYPEVVHWGHVQIDEYGVKMSTSTLKRLIEEGELDGWDDPRAPTIKSLRRRGIRGEAIVESMVGLGTSTSNVDLAMSTVYANNRELVDDEAPRYFLVRDGVELSLSGGPDAGHPPLHPDHEERGRRTLPAGDAVLVEKSDRPENGERVWLKGYGCVRYVDDTLEYVGDDIDVVRNEGVDVIHWVPADQNVSVTMRTMDGDVTGRAEPDLADTAVDDVVQFERVGFARVDSQDDGEAVTYFSHD, from the coding sequence ATGGACGAGGACCTTCGAGCGCGCGTCGAGGCGGAAGCCGAGAAGCACGCGCTGTTCAACGCGGTGAAGTACGAGAGCGACGCCGACGTCGGCGCGGTGATGGGGCCGCTCATGGGCGAGAACCCCGAGTTCCGGCCACACGGTGGTGAGATTCCGGGCATCGTCGGCGGCGTCGTCGCCGACGTCAACGCGATGGACCACGCCGAGCGACGCGAGCGACTGGGCGAACTCGCGCCCGACCTGCTCGACGAACTCGACAGCGAGGACGAGGAGGACGAGCAGGTGCTCTCGGACCTGCCGAACGTCGACGCGTACGACGAGGTGCGGATGCGCGCCGCGCCGAACCCGAACGGTCCGTGGCACATCGGTCACGCGCGGATGCCTGCGGTCATCGGGACGTACAAGGAGATGTACGACGGGTCGTTCGTCGTCCGCTTCGACGACACCGACCCCGAGACGAAGCGACCCGACCTGGACGCTTACGACGCCATCCTCGACGACGTCGAGTACCTCGGCTTCGAACCGGACGAGGTGCTCCGGGCGTCGGACCGCCTCGAACTCTACTACGACCACGCCCGCGAACTCATCGAGAAGGGGGGCGCGTACACCTGCTCCTGCTCGGGGGAGGCGTTCTCGGAGCTGAAGAACGCGGGCGAAGCCTGTCCGCATCGCGACAAAGACCCGGAGACGACGCTCCGGGAGTTCGAGGCGCTGGTCGACGGCGAGTACAACTCGGGCGAGATGGTGCTTCGCGTGAAGACCGACATCGAGCACAAGAACCCGGCGCTCCGAGACTTCGTCGCCTTCCGCGTCATCGACACGCCGCACCCGCGCGAGGAGGCCAAGGAGTACCGCCTCTGGCCGATGCTCGACTTCCAGTCCGGCGTCGACGACCATCTGACGGGCGTCACGCATATCATCCGCGGCATCGACCTGCAGGACTCGGCGAAACGCCAGCGCTTCGTCTACGACTACTTCGACTGGGAGTACCCCGAGGTCGTCCACTGGGGCCACGTCCAGATAGACGAGTACGGCGTCAAGATGTCCACCTCGACCCTCAAGCGACTCATCGAGGAGGGCGAACTCGACGGCTGGGACGACCCGCGCGCGCCCACCATCAAGAGCCTCCGCCGGCGGGGCATCCGCGGCGAGGCCATCGTCGAGTCGATGGTCGGCCTCGGCACGTCGACGAGCAACGTCGACCTGGCGATGAGCACCGTCTACGCGAACAATCGCGAGCTGGTCGACGACGAGGCCCCGCGGTACTTCCTCGTTCGCGACGGCGTCGAGCTTTCACTCTCTGGCGGTCCGGACGCGGGTCACCCGCCGCTGCACCCCGACCACGAAGAGCGCGGCCGGCGGACTCTTCCGGCCGGAGACGCGGTGCTCGTCGAGAAATCTGATCGCCCGGAAAACGGCGAGCGCGTCTGGCTGAAAGGCTACGGCTGTGTTCGCTACGTGGACGACACGCTGGAGTACGTCGGCGACGACATCGACGTCGTCCGCAACGAGGGCGTCGACGTGATTCACTGGGTCCCGGCCGACCAGAACGTCTCGGTGACGATGCGAACGATGGACGGCGACGTGACGGGTCGCGCCGAACCCGATCTCGCGGACACCGCCGTCGACGACGTGGTGCAGTTCGAGCGCGTCGGCTTCGCTCGCGTCGACTCGCAGGACGACGGCGAGGCGGTGACGTACTTCAGCCACGACTGA
- a CDS encoding ribonuclease J has protein sequence MEIEIATIGGYEEVGRQMTAVRAGSDVVVFDMGLNLSQVLIHDNVETEKMHSLDLIDMGAIPDDRVMSDLEGDVKAIVPTHGHLDHIGAISKLAHRYDAPIVASPFTIELVKQQVQGENKFNVNNDLVKMSAGETMSIGDSGQVELEFVNVTHSIIDAINPVIHTPEGAIVYGLDKRMDHTPVIGDPIDMKRFREIGREGNGVLCYIEDCTNAGRKGRTPSESVARRHLKDVMTSVEDYDGGIVATTFSSHIARVTSLVEFAKDIGRQPVLLGRSMEKYSGTAERLNFVDFPDDLGMYGHRKSVDRTFKRIMKEGKENFLPIVTGHQGEPRAMLTRMGRGETPYELDDGDKVIFSARVIPEPTNEGQRYQSERLLKMQGARIYDDIHVSGHLREEGHYTMLDALQPQHVIPAHQNLKGFAPYVSLCESQGYTLGRDVHVTSNGNMIQLVQ, from the coding sequence ATGGAAATCGAAATCGCAACCATCGGCGGCTACGAAGAAGTCGGTCGGCAGATGACTGCCGTCCGCGCCGGTAGCGACGTCGTCGTCTTCGACATGGGTCTGAACCTCTCGCAGGTTCTCATCCACGACAACGTCGAGACCGAGAAGATGCACAGCCTGGACCTCATCGACATGGGGGCCATCCCGGACGACCGCGTGATGAGTGACCTCGAAGGCGACGTGAAGGCCATCGTGCCGACGCACGGCCACCTCGACCACATCGGCGCCATCTCGAAACTGGCCCACCGCTACGACGCGCCCATCGTCGCCAGCCCGTTCACGATCGAACTGGTGAAACAGCAGGTCCAGGGCGAGAACAAGTTCAACGTCAACAACGACCTCGTGAAGATGAGCGCCGGTGAGACGATGTCCATCGGCGACTCCGGACAGGTCGAACTGGAGTTCGTCAACGTCACGCACTCCATCATCGACGCCATCAACCCGGTCATCCACACGCCCGAGGGCGCTATCGTCTACGGCCTCGACAAGCGGATGGACCACACGCCGGTCATCGGCGACCCCATCGACATGAAGCGCTTCCGCGAGATCGGCCGCGAGGGCAACGGCGTCCTCTGCTACATCGAGGACTGCACGAACGCCGGTCGGAAGGGCCGCACGCCCTCCGAATCCGTCGCGCGACGCCACCTCAAAGACGTGATGACCTCCGTCGAGGACTACGACGGCGGCATCGTCGCGACGACGTTCTCCAGCCACATCGCTCGTGTCACGAGTCTCGTCGAGTTCGCCAAGGACATCGGCCGCCAGCCGGTGCTGCTGGGCCGCTCGATGGAGAAGTACTCCGGCACCGCAGAACGGCTGAACTTCGTCGACTTCCCGGACGACCTCGGGATGTACGGCCACCGAAAGTCGGTCGACCGCACGTTCAAGCGCATTATGAAGGAGGGCAAGGAGAACTTCCTGCCCATCGTCACGGGTCACCAGGGCGAACCGCGCGCGATGCTCACCCGGATGGGCCGCGGCGAGACGCCGTACGAACTCGACGACGGCGACAAGGTCATCTTCTCGGCCCGCGTGATTCCGGAGCCGACCAACGAGGGCCAGCGCTACCAGTCCGAGCGCCTCCTAAAGATGCAGGGCGCGCGTATCTACGACGATATCCACGTCTCCGGCCACCTCCGCGAGGAGGGCCACTACACCATGCTCGACGCGCTGCAGCCCCAGCACGTCATTCCGGCCCACCAGAACCTGAAAGGGTTCGCGCCGTACGTCAGTCTCTGCGAGTCGCAGGGCTACACGCTCGGTCGGGACGTACACGTGACGAGCAACGGGAACATGATTCAGCTGGTCCAGTGA
- the idsA3 gene encoding geranylfarnesyl diphosphate synthase: MSSNATEERVLAAVGERRELVNEAIDEEVPMAEPERLYEATRYLLEAGGKRLRPAVALLAAEALADVPPLSTEYREFPALDEGTVDVMRAAVGLEVIQSFTLIHDDIMDDDDLRRGVPAVHTAYDTETAILAGDTLYSKAFELMTDTGAAPDRGLEATRLLATTCTRICEGQALDVSFERRDDILPDEYLEMIEYKTAVLYGASASTPAVLMGADEEVVDALYQYGIDAGCAFQIQDDVLDLTVPSEDLGKQRGSDLVEEKETLITLHARQHGVDIGELVDTTSLDEVTEADIDAAVTELEAVGSIKYAREMAEDLVEQSKERLSVLPNNEARGLLEDIADYLITRGY, from the coding sequence ATGTCATCGAACGCGACAGAGGAGCGGGTACTGGCCGCCGTCGGCGAGCGCCGCGAACTCGTCAACGAGGCCATCGACGAGGAGGTACCTATGGCCGAACCCGAACGGCTCTACGAGGCCACTCGCTACCTCCTGGAAGCGGGCGGCAAGCGCCTCCGACCCGCTGTCGCGCTGCTCGCCGCCGAAGCGCTCGCAGACGTGCCGCCGCTGTCGACGGAGTACCGCGAGTTCCCGGCGCTCGACGAGGGCACCGTCGACGTGATGCGCGCAGCGGTCGGCCTCGAAGTCATCCAGTCGTTCACGCTCATCCACGACGACATCATGGACGACGACGACCTCCGTCGCGGCGTCCCGGCCGTCCACACGGCGTACGACACGGAGACGGCCATCCTCGCCGGCGACACGCTCTACTCGAAAGCGTTCGAACTCATGACCGACACGGGTGCGGCGCCCGATCGAGGCCTCGAAGCGACCCGACTGCTCGCGACGACCTGTACGCGAATCTGCGAAGGGCAGGCGCTCGACGTCTCCTTCGAGCGCCGCGACGACATCCTCCCCGACGAGTATCTGGAGATGATCGAGTACAAGACGGCGGTGCTGTACGGGGCGTCGGCGTCGACGCCCGCCGTGTTGATGGGTGCCGACGAGGAGGTCGTCGACGCGCTCTACCAGTACGGCATCGACGCTGGCTGCGCGTTCCAAATTCAGGACGACGTGTTGGATCTCACCGTTCCCTCCGAGGACCTCGGCAAACAGCGCGGCTCCGACCTCGTCGAGGAGAAGGAGACGCTCATCACGCTCCACGCGCGTCAGCACGGCGTCGACATCGGCGAACTCGTCGACACGACGTCGCTGGACGAAGTGACCGAAGCGGACATCGACGCAGCCGTCACGGAACTCGAAGCCGTCGGCAGCATCAAGTACGCTCGCGAGATGGCCGAAGACCTCGTCGAACAGAGTAAAGAGCGACTGTCGGTGCTGCCGAACAACGAGGCGCGCGGCCTCCTCGAAGACATCGCCGACTACCTCATCACGCGCGGCTACTGA
- a CDS encoding electron transfer flavoprotein subunit beta/FixA family protein — protein MDTLVLTKGVPDFREGQVSFDEDGHLERGKTPTVMNPNDRHALEIALQMRVRHGGRVSVMSMGPPGYKDVLREAMESVYADDLYLVSDRELAASDTWATAITLSTGIEKLGRPDLVFAGFKTADGETGHTGLQTCWGLDMPIITHVIALDVDEDAETVRAKRLVEGDIEEIETVETSLPAFVVADPEFEPSYRTATHRLTLKELRERTRRRAEAFEDHLTVWDHVDLNLDPDYIGLDGSPTIVSSVDPIPKAPAEREATMIDPTDEAEMTEVLDAMRPLAAGGD, from the coding sequence ATGGACACACTCGTACTGACGAAAGGCGTTCCGGACTTCCGCGAGGGACAGGTCTCGTTCGACGAGGACGGCCACCTCGAACGGGGGAAGACGCCGACGGTGATGAACCCGAACGATAGACACGCGCTCGAAATCGCGCTACAGATGCGCGTTCGACACGGAGGGCGTGTGAGCGTGATGAGTATGGGGCCGCCGGGGTACAAGGACGTGCTCCGCGAAGCGATGGAGTCGGTGTACGCCGACGACCTCTATCTCGTCTCGGATCGCGAACTCGCCGCCTCGGACACGTGGGCGACGGCGATCACGCTGAGCACCGGTATCGAGAAGCTCGGTCGGCCGGACCTGGTGTTCGCGGGCTTCAAGACGGCCGACGGCGAGACGGGTCACACTGGGCTGCAGACGTGCTGGGGGCTGGACATGCCGATCATCACGCACGTTATCGCGCTGGACGTCGACGAAGACGCCGAGACTGTCCGCGCCAAACGGCTGGTCGAGGGAGATATCGAGGAGATAGAGACGGTCGAGACGTCCCTGCCGGCGTTCGTCGTCGCCGATCCGGAGTTCGAGCCCTCCTATCGGACTGCGACTCACCGACTGACGCTGAAGGAGCTCCGAGAGCGGACGCGACGCCGCGCCGAGGCGTTCGAGGATCACCTCACGGTGTGGGACCACGTCGACCTGAACCTCGACCCCGACTACATCGGCCTCGACGGGTCGCCGACCATCGTCTCGTCGGTAGACCCGATCCCGAAGGCGCCCGCCGAGCGCGAGGCGACGATGATCGACCCGACGGACGAAGCGGAGATGACCGAGGTACTCGACGCGATGAGGCCGCTCGCGGCGGGAGGTGACTGA
- the priS gene encoding DNA primase small subunit PriS, with protein sequence MNGRTREYLRGRFGDYYRSADLTLPPAADEREWGHIPWTAGGTTMVRHQSLLDVGDLGGFLARESPRHVYFSAARYADPGANEMDEKGWRGADLVFDLDADHLPGVDPAATSYGEMLAACKDALLRLLTFLEDDFAFSELEVVFSGGRGYHVHVRDDSVRGLDSEARREIVDYVRAIDLDADGLVTTRSEHGTTRRVLRTEGGWGKRTHVALLSFVEELESMDDEDANDRLQEFDGIGEGRAKTILGALRRNPDAIREGNVEAGGPGLRLLVETIGERVVADQTAPIDEPVTTDVRRLIRLPGSLHGGSSLVVTRLDRDEIQTFEPLRDAVPERFTRRDIVVELDAPVTVELGGETTKLSAGENTVEESIGVFLMTRGAAEKARE encoded by the coding sequence ATGAACGGTCGAACACGAGAGTATCTTCGGGGCCGCTTCGGCGACTACTACCGGAGCGCGGACCTCACGCTGCCGCCCGCGGCCGACGAGCGCGAGTGGGGACACATCCCGTGGACCGCCGGCGGAACGACGATGGTTCGCCACCAGTCGCTGCTCGACGTCGGCGACCTCGGTGGTTTTCTCGCCCGCGAGTCGCCGCGACACGTCTACTTCTCGGCGGCGCGCTACGCCGACCCCGGCGCGAACGAGATGGACGAGAAAGGCTGGCGCGGCGCGGACCTCGTGTTCGACCTCGACGCCGACCACCTCCCCGGCGTCGACCCGGCCGCGACGAGTTACGGCGAGATGCTCGCGGCGTGTAAGGACGCGCTGCTTCGACTGCTGACGTTTCTCGAAGACGACTTCGCGTTCTCGGAGCTGGAAGTCGTCTTCTCCGGCGGCCGCGGCTACCACGTCCACGTCCGCGACGACTCCGTTCGCGGACTCGACAGCGAAGCGCGCCGCGAAATCGTCGACTACGTCCGTGCCATCGACCTCGACGCCGACGGCCTCGTCACGACGCGCAGCGAGCACGGGACGACCCGCCGCGTCCTTCGAACCGAGGGCGGGTGGGGCAAACGGACCCACGTGGCGTTGCTCTCGTTCGTCGAGGAACTCGAATCGATGGACGACGAGGACGCTAACGACCGGTTACAGGAGTTCGACGGCATCGGCGAGGGACGAGCGAAGACGATTCTCGGCGCGCTCCGGCGCAACCCCGACGCGATTCGCGAGGGCAACGTCGAAGCCGGCGGCCCCGGCCTGCGCCTGCTCGTCGAGACCATCGGCGAGCGTGTCGTCGCCGACCAGACCGCGCCCATCGACGAGCCAGTGACGACCGACGTGCGGCGGCTCATCCGCCTGCCGGGGAGCCTCCACGGAGGGTCGTCGCTCGTCGTGACACGCCTGGACCGCGACGAGATACAGACCTTCGAACCGCTGCGGGACGCGGTTCCGGAGCGCTTCACGCGACGCGACATCGTCGTCGAACTGGACGCGCCGGTGACCGTCGAACTCGGCGGGGAAACGACTAAGCTATCAGCGGGAGAGAATACGGTCGAAGAGAGTATCGGCGTCTTCCTGATGACGCGCGGGGCGGCGGAGAAAGCCAGAGAATGA